The Bacteroidia bacterium genome contains the following window.
TTATTGAAACCAATCTAACCGGAACTTTCTTCCTCACTCAGGAGGTTTTTAACCGTTTTATGCAGGCCAATGGCGGTGCAGTAGTTAATGTAATTGCCGATATGCGCAACGGTTTTCCTATGATGGCTCATACCGGCGCCGCTCGTTCAGGTGTCGAAAATCTTACTAAAACCCTCGCCAACGAATGGGGCCGCTATGGCTTTCGAATAAATTCTGTTATGCCCGGAACCATTAATAGCAGCGGCTTAAATCGCTACGACCCTTCCTTTAAGGATTTTATTTTTGGATACGGAAAGTATAATCAAACTTCTCGCCTGGGTACCGAAGCCGAAGTTGCCGCTGCAATTATCTTTTTGCTGAGCCCCGCTGCTGCCTTTATTACCGGTGTAAACCTGGCGGTCGATGGGGGCCAAAGCATTTATCATCCCTTGTTTCCGCCCGAAGAAAACACTAAAAATGAAGTTTGGGAATAAGGTAATTCGGGTTACGGTTTCCTGATGATTGATTTTTTGGCGGGCCCCCTCCGCCCAATAAAAGCTGTGCAAAACCAAGCATTTTTAGTCGGGCGTTCGGGTCACGCTATCGGTTGTAGTCCTCGTAGCACTTGGCTAGCGCCGCGTGCTCCTGTGGGCTACTTACCTCTATCGTTGCCCGAGGTGCAAGCCCAAACTGTTCACCATTGACCCTTTCTTTCTTTTTAGAAAAATGGGTAGAAAATTACAAATTGATGTTCAGTTTTACACCCGAACCCCAATAACCAACACATCATCCACCTGCTCGTTCTCGCCTTTCCATTCTTCAAAAAAGCTTTCCAACTCTTCCCGTTGTTGTTTCATTGGT
Protein-coding sequences here:
- a CDS encoding SDR family oxidoreductase, whose translation is MISTVFKDMLFQGKVALITGGGTGIGLRTAKEMAQLGATVVLASRKEEVVKQAAEQIVQEGGKALGLVCNIRDNESIKACVDQVLNEFGRIDFLVNNGGGQFPSPAEMIQPKGWHAVIETNLTGTFFLTQEVFNRFMQANGGAVVNVIADMRNGFPMMAHTGAARSGVENLTKTLANEWGRYGFRINSVMPGTINSSGLNRYDPSFKDFIFGYGKYNQTSRLGTEAEVAAAIIFLLSPAAAFITGVNLAVDGGQSIYHPLFPPEENTKNEVWE